DNA from Leptospira harrisiae:
GTGGAATTGCTGGATCGGCTATGTCTGACTATGTCAATCGTGCAGTTGATAATGTTACAGGTGGTGTCCAAAAAAGTTGGAAGGGAATTAAATCATTGTTTGGTGGAAAGGAAGAAGACGAACAAAAACCCAACAACGAATAACCGGAAACCAGATCCTTATTCCTCTTCGTTACGAATTGGAATCCCTTCTTTCTTTAGAATCTTTAGGGCATTCGTAGAACCGGAAACCCCGTCTCGGATTGTGTAATCAAAATCCATTTGTCCACCTACTTCTAGTTCAGTAAAATGGAATCGTTTGGCCCAAGGGACTTCGGCTAATTTTAAATCATGAGTGGTTAGAAAAACAATGGCTCTTTTTTCTCGTAAAACAGAAAGAATCTCTCGTGTCGCAATAAAACGTTCTTTCGAGTTGGTTCCTTTCAAAATTTCATCCAAAAACAAAACAGGTATTTTTTTAGAATCATCAGCTGTATGGATAATGGATGATAACCTTCTCACCTCACTATAAAAAAATGAAACTCCATCTTCCATCGAATCTTGTGATCTGATCAGAGTATGAATCTGGAAGTTTGGAAATTCAAATTCTGTACCTAAGACTGGAGCACCAGAACCGGCAAGTAACAATGACATGGCGATAGATCTAAGATATGTTGTTTTTCCACTCATATTGGACCCAGTAACAATCATTAAATCTCCAGGTTCCATTTTCGTAAGTGGATTGAACACTCGATTAGATTTTGGAAGTAGGGGATGCACCAAACTTTTGGCACGTAAGTTTCCAACGGCAGAAACATTGGCAAAACTAGCTTCAGGAAATAAAAACCCAAAATTCACAAGAGGGAGGAGGGAATCTGTTTTTAAAATTTGAATTTGAAGTTCATTCCAAAGATTTCCAAATTTCCGTTTCCAATTTTCCAGGGATTTGATTTTCCATAGATCCCACAAACAAGTTAGATTCAAAATCAGATGAGGGAGAGGCGAAATAAGTAATTCAGAAGAATCTCCTAGAGAGGATATTTGACCTATCATTTGTTTGGTTGTCTTTCTGTTTTTTGCCAAAAAAATAAATGTTTTTTGAAACCTCGAAGCCCCAGAAGCAAGTGCTTTAATTTCTTTCCATTGTTTTAAGGAATCATTTCTGTAGGTAACAAACAAAATTCCATTGGTAAGAAGTAGGAGAGGGATTAGAGGTAAGTCAAATAACAAACCCAAAACTATATAAATAGGAGAGATCACTCCCCAAATTGGGAAAAAAACCTTTAAAAACCGTCTTTTTTTCCAAAAGGAACCTTCTGTTTTAATAGAAGTTAAGGGAAACTTTTCATTGGTTTCCGTATCAGGCACCAAAAACTTACGAAGGAGATGGTATGCAAAATAAGAATTTTTTTTCAGGATGTTTTGAATTTCTAATGTTTGGAAATGAAGACTTGTATCTTCGATAGGTTCTTGTAAAAAACGTTTCAGATAAGTCTGAAATCCCACTTCTGTTATGGTGGTATCATAAATCCCCAAAAACCCTTGTTTGGTGCAAAGATCCAAATCAATGGAAAGAGGATGGTTACGCACACTTTCCGGATATTCCCAAACTTCTCTGGTTTTGATTTTTTTGAATTCACCCGTTAGTCTATAAATCTCTTCCTGTAGGAAGTTTTGTGTTTTTTTCGCGTATAAAATTTGGATTTTTCTTTTTGCATACAACCTCACCAAATACAAAAAAGTAAGGAGGATAAGAAGAGAATATAAATATTCTTTCCAAGTTTGTTTGTTAAGATAACAAAAAAGAAGTGCTGTTGTAAAAATGGCAAAGGTAACAAATCGAAAGATCGAAATCTTTCTTAATTTTTTCGAAAGGAATTGGATTTTGTTTTGGTAACGTTTATTCCTTTGGATGAGGAACAGATAAGTTGGATTAGTGGAAAAGAGGTCGTTCGTAATTTTCTTCTTCCCTACGAGAAATCTCAGTATCTAGGACGCGAATGAGACTTCCTAAATCATTTAATCTCCATTTGTCGATGAGACGACCTTTATCTCGGCCAGAAAATTTATTCAAATACAGGGTGCCAAATAGGTCTTCCCCGTACTCATAAGCAACGAACCGTCCGTTTCGTCTGCCAGTAGAATTTTCCAATCGAATCGTCATGAACGAATACCAAAAATCAGATAAAAAAAAATAGTACAAGCAAAATTTTTTGCTTCAGGATATTCATTTTCCGGCGATACATATATTGGGGAAAGGCTACTTACCACGGATGGTTGAGGAACCTTAAAAACAAATACCCCGGAAACCGGAAAGCACGGAGGCTTGTATGGATTTCTATCCCGATATGAATTTGGAGTTTAAAAGCTCCTTTGTGAAGACCAACCAGTTTTTAGCCAACACACAAGACGAAACCCTTCTCCCACAAATGGGACTTGCGGCTCGTAATCTACTCAATCTCGAACAAATGACCAAACTCCACGAAATTCGCAAACGCCATTTGAAAAAAGGACACCAACGCGAAGGATTCCACTGGGATTAATGCCTAAATTTCTCTTGACCATCTGAAAGTAGGGCCTATCATAAAGACCGCTTTTAGATGGAGAGATATGGCAAATAACCTAGCAGAAGTTTATAAGGAATCCGCAGAAAAATTCGGTCCAAGACCCGCATTCTGGTATAAGAATGCCCAAAAGGATTACCAAGCCCTCACTTACAAGGAACTTTACGAAGACGGACTCGCACTTGCGGAAGCCCTCATTGAATTAGGAGTTAAGGCAAGAGAACACGTCGGAGTTCTCGCTGACAACCGTATGGAATGGATCATCGCCGATTGTGCGGTGTTAACTGCTGGCGCTGCCAACGTTCCTCGGGGATCTGATATTACTGATTCTGAAATTGTTTATATTTTGAATCATTCTGAAGCGAAAGTGATTTTCGTGGAAAATGACAAAGTGTACGAAAAATATAAAAATAACAAATCCCAAGTGAAGTCGGTAAAAACTGTCATCATTATGGATAAAGAAACCAAACTGAAATCAGGTGCTGGTATCCTACATTTTTATGATCTTCTTGAACAAGGAAGAGATTTGCGTGCCAAAGGGAAACGCGAAGCAGAAAAACGAATGGCCGGAATCAAACCGGACGATTTGTACACTCTCATATACACTTCAGGAACTACAGGGATGCCAAAAGGCGTT
Protein-coding regions in this window:
- a CDS encoding MutS-related protein — translated: MQILYAKKTQNFLQEEIYRLTGEFKKIKTREVWEYPESVRNHPLSIDLDLCTKQGFLGIYDTTITEVGFQTYLKRFLQEPIEDTSLHFQTLEIQNILKKNSYFAYHLLRKFLVPDTETNEKFPLTSIKTEGSFWKKRRFLKVFFPIWGVISPIYIVLGLLFDLPLIPLLLLTNGILFVTYRNDSLKQWKEIKALASGASRFQKTFIFLAKNRKTTKQMIGQISSLGDSSELLISPLPHLILNLTCLWDLWKIKSLENWKRKFGNLWNELQIQILKTDSLLPLVNFGFLFPEASFANVSAVGNLRAKSLVHPLLPKSNRVFNPLTKMEPGDLMIVTGSNMSGKTTYLRSIAMSLLLAGSGAPVLGTEFEFPNFQIHTLIRSQDSMEDGVSFFYSEVRRLSSIIHTADDSKKIPVLFLDEILKGTNSKERFIATREILSVLREKRAIVFLTTHDLKLAEVPWAKRFHFTELEVGGQMDFDYTIRDGVSGSTNALKILKKEGIPIRNEEE